The nucleotide window AGCAGCGATTCGGTACGGCTGTTCGCCTCGATGGTGTTCAGCACCACGCCGATCGATTCCATCAGCTGGTCGAGGAAGGACAGGTGGGTTTCCGTGAAGCGGTCCAGCGAGGCGATCTCGATGACGGCCTTGACCTGCTGCTCGAACAGGATCGGCAGCACCACGATATTGGTCGGCGGCGCCGAACCCAGGCCCGAGGACACCACGATGTAGTCGCGCGGCACGTCGGTCAGCCAGATGCGCACCTTCTCCAGCGCGCACTGGCCCACCAGGCCTTCGCCCGGCAGGAACGAGGTGGGCAGCTTGCGGCTGGAACGGTAGCCGTAGCTGGCGATCATGCGCAGGCGCGCGTCGTCCATCTGCGAATCCATCATGTAGAACACGCCGTGGTGGGCCGATACCAGCGGCGCCAGCTCGGACAGGATCAGCTTGGTCACCGCCTGCAGGTCGCGCTGGCCCTGCAGCAGCCGGGTGAAGCGTGCCAGGTTGGTCTTCAGCCAGTCCTGCTGGGCATTCTTCTGCGTGGTTTCCTTCAGGTTGCGGATCATCTCGTTGATGTTGTCCTTCAGGTACGAGACTTCGCCGCGCGCTTCCACCTGGATCGAGCGCGACAGGTCGCCGCGCGTCACCGCCGTCGCCACTTCGCCGATCGCGCGCATCTGGTTGGTCAGGTTGGCCGCCAGCTGGTTGACGTTTTCCGTCAAGTCCTTCCACGTGCCCGCCACGCCGGGCACGTTGGCCTGGCCACCCAGCTTGCCTTCGGTACCGACCTCGCGGGCAACCCGCGTCACTTCCGAGGCGAACGAGGACAGCTGGTCGACCATCACGTTGATGGTGTCCTTCAGTTCCAGGATCTCGCCCTTCACGTCCACCGTGATCTTCTTCGACAGGTCGCCGCGCGCCACGGCCGTGGTCACCGCCGCGATGTTGCGCACCTGGCCGGTCAGGTTCGACGCCATGAAGTTCACGTTGTCGGTCAGGTCCTTCCACGTGCCGCCCACGCCGGGCACGTAGGCCTGGCCACCCAGCTTGCCTTCCGTGCCCACCTCGCGGGCCACGCGCGTCACTTCGGAAGCGAACGAGGACAGCTGGTCCACCATCACGTTGATGGTGTTCTTCAGTTCCAGGATCTCGCCCTTCACGTCCACCGTGATCTTCTTCGACAGGTCGCCGTTCGCCACGGCGGTGGTCACCTCGGCGATGTTCCGCACCTGGCCCGTCAGGTTGCCGGCCAGCTGGTTGACGTTCTCCGTCAGGTCTTTCCACGTGCCGGCCACGCCGGGCACGTTGGCCTGGCCACCCAGCTTGCCTTCGGTGCCCACCTCGCGGGCCACCCGCGTCACTTCCGATGCGAAGGAGTTCAGCTGGTCGACCATCACGTTGATGGTGTTCTTCAGTTCCAGGATCTCGCCCTTCACGTCCACCGTGATCTTCTTCGACAGGTCACCGTTCGCCACGGCGGTGGTCACGTCGGCGATGTTCCTCACCTGGCCGGTCAGGTTGCCCGCCATCGAGTTCACCGAGTCGGTCAAGTCCTTCCACGTGCCGGCCACGCCTTTCACCTGCGCCTGGCCACCCAGCTTGCCTTCCGTGCCCACCTCGCGCGCCACGCGCGTCACTTCGGAAGCGAACGAGGACAGCTGGTCCACCATCACGTTGATGGTGTTCTTCAGTTCCAGGATCTCGCCCTTCACGTCCACCGTGATCTTCTTGGACAGGTCGCCGTTCGCCACGGCGGTGGTCACCGCCGCGATGTTGCGCACCTGGCCCGTCAGGTTCGAGGCCATGAAGTTCACGTTGTCGGTCAAGTCCTTCCACGTGCCGCCCACGCCGGGCACGTAGGCCTGTCCGCCCAGTTTTCCTTCCGTCCCCACCTCGCGCGCCACCCGGGTCACCTCGGAGGCGAAGGAACGCAGCTGGTCCACCATCACGTTGATGGTGTCCTTCAGCTGCAGGATCTCGCCGCGCACGTCCACCGTGATCTTCTTGGACAGGTCGCCGTTCGCCACCGCGGTGGTCACTTCGGCAATGTTGCGCACCTGGGAAGTCAGGTTGCCCGCCATCGAGTTCACCGAATCGGTCAAGTCCTTCCAGGTACCGGCCACGCCTTTCACCTGCGCCTGGCCACCCAGCTTGCCTTCCGTGCCGACTTCGCGCGCCACGCGCGTCACCTCGGAGGAGAACGACAGCAGCTGTTCCACCATCGTGTTGGCGGTGGTGGCGGCGCGCAGGTACTGGCCCTTCAGCGGGTGCCCGTCCACTTCCAGCGCCATGGTCTGCGACAGGTCGCCCTTGGCCACGGCGCCGATCACGCGCGCCATCTCGGTGGTGGGGCGCACCAGGTCGTCGATCAGCGTGTTGACCGCGCTGATGATGGTGGCCCAGCCGCCGGACACGTTGGTGACCGGCGCGCGCTGCGTCAGCCGGCCTTCACGGCCCACCACGCGCGACACTTCGGTGACCGACTTGACGATCCGCTCGTTGGTTTCGATGATGTCGTTCAGCGTATCGGCGATCTTGCCGGATACGCCGGTCCAGTCGGATGGCATGCGCGCCGAGAAATCGCCTTTTTTCAATGCCATCAGGGTTTGCAGGATCAGCTTCAGATCCAGTTCTTCCGGCAATTCGGTCATGTCGTTCATGGACCAGTCCTCAGTATTCAGGAATGTTGTTCAAGTAAGATGTTGTTCAGGCAGGTCTGTCAATATCAGGCCGGGCAGGGCCTGCGCCAGTTCGGCGGCGCTGCGCGGGGCGCAGAATAGCGCGCCCTGCCAGCTGTCGCAACCCAGTGTCTTCAGCACGGCCAGCTGGTGGGCATGGTCGACGCCGCCCGCGGCCACTTCCATCGCCAGCGCCCGCGCAAGGTGCACGATGGCGGCCACCAGGTCGGTGCCGCCGGAAGCGTCGCCGATATTGCGCACGAAGGCGGGATCGATCTTCAGGATGTCCAGCCCCAGTTTCTTGCACGCTGCCAGGCTGGTGCCGGCGTGGCCGAAGTCGTCCAGCGCCAGCAGCACGCCGCCGGCCTGGAGCTGGCGCAACAGCGGCTCGATCGCGGCATGGTGCGCGGCCAGCAGCGCTTCGGAGATTTCCAGCACGATGGCGCCGGCCGGCAGCAGGTGGCGCCGGAATTCGGCCAGCAGGCGCGCCGGCAGGTCCGGGCCCAGCGCCGGCGCGACGAGGTTCAGCGCAACCCGGGCGGTGGAGAGTGGTTCCGCGCCGCCGCGCCAGGCGGCCGCCTGCGCGCAGACCGCGCCCATCACCCACGAATCCACGCGCTCCAGCAGGCCGCGGTCCTGCACGGCGGGCACGAAGGCGGCCGCGTCGATCTGGCCCAGGCGCGGATGATGCCACACCAGTTGCGCTTCCACCCCACGCACGCGGCCGCTGGCGAGGTCCACCTGCGGCTGGTACACCAGCGCGAGCTGGTCGTGCGACAGCGCATGGCGCAGCTCGCCCGTCCATTGTTCGCGCTCGTCCTCGCGCCGGTTCATCTCCTCATGGAAGAAGCGGATGTTGCCACCCTGGCTATCACCTTTGCCGCCCTGGCTGTCACCTTTGCGGCCCTGGCCGCCAGGGTGCTCGCGTTCTTCCTTGGCGCGGTACATGGCCAGGTCGGCGTTCTTCATCAGTGCCCGCGCGCTGGCGCCATCCTGCGGGTAGACGGCGATGCCGATGCTGGTGGAGGTGTGCACGCGGTGCCCGCCGATCGAGAACGGCCGCGCATGCGCGTTGGCGATCTTGCGCGCCACCCGCGCCGCGTTCTCGCCGGGCGCCCTGCCTTCGATGAGCACGACGAACTCGTCGCCGCCCAGCCGCGCCACCACGTCCGACGCGCGCACCGCGGCGGACAGCCGCGCCGCCACCTGCCGCAGCAGCTCATCGCCCACGTCATGGCCGAAACCGTCATTGACCTGCTTGAACTGGTCGAGATCGAGGAACAGCAGCGCGAACTGGCTGCGCCGGCGGTCGCACGATGCCACCGCGTGTTCCAGGTGCTGGATCAGCGAGCGGCGGTTGACCAGGCCGGTCAGCGGATCCCGGGTGGACAGTTCGTGCGCCCGCTGCTCGGCCTGCTTGCGTTCCGCCACTTCCAGTTCCAGCTCCCGGTTGGCCAGTTCCAGGTCCTGCAGCCGCTGCGAGCGCAGCTCGGCGGTGATGCGGCGCGATTCCTCGGCCTGCGCCTGCAATTGCAGGTGCTTGCGGGTCAGTTCGACGAAGGTGCGCACCTTTGCCTGCACCACCTGCGGCTCCAGCGGCGCGCACAGGTAATCGGCGGCGCCCCGTTCATAGGCGTCCAGCCGGTGTGCCTCGCCGGCATCGGCGCTGACGAAAATGACCGGCACCGCCGCCGAGCGGGGATGCGAGCGGATCGCGGCGGCGGTATCGAAGCTGTCCATGTCCGGGATGCCGATATCGAGCAGGATCACGGCGAAATCGTGGCGCAGCACTTCGCGCAGCGCCGCGTTGCCGGAGCGCGCGGTGACGAGTTCATAGCCGCACGCATCGGCGTCCGGTGCCAGGAGCCCCTCCAGCGCAAGCGGGCTGGAGGGCTCGTCGTTTACGAGGAGGACTTTGGGAATATGCACAAGCACGCCGCCCGATCTAGGTCTTGGTTGTAATTTTGTTGCCGTAAAAGATACGCTTGTGCGGGCGCGAGTCAAGCAGAATCACCGACTGCCCGTGTCGGAATATAGCAAAAAAGCAATAACAACAGGAAACAATCTAGCAGATTACTGTAGAGGGTGTGGCCGTGGCACACGATTCGGACCGGCTGGCCGGCGCGGCCTGGAACCACGGCGCGGCGCCATCGCCTGCCCGGGCCGGAAACGCCGTTCAGCCGGGCGCCTGCCGGTCGACCAGCGCCTCGATGTCGTCGACCGAATCGACCAGGCTGACATCGAACTCGACATCGGAAAAATCGAGGCCGAAGGTCTCTTCCAGGTGCATGGCCAGCGTCACCATCGAAAACGAGTCCAGCCGGCCGCTGGCGAACAGCGATTCGCCATCGCCGAACGCGCCGGCATCGCCGTGCCCCTGGAGCATCTTGCCCAACATGTCACGCAGGTCCTGCTTGGCGCTTGCATCCATCAGTGGACTCCCGAAAGGCTGGCGAGGAACGCCATGCGTTCCCCCAGGGTGTGCTGGCGCGATCCGTCGCTGAACAGGTGCATGCACACCACGAAGGACCAGACGAACAGGAACGAGTATAGCCGCCCGAAGGCCGTCGGTGACGGCCGGATGCCCAGGCTGACGCGCACCTGCGACAGGCCGACGGCGACCGCCAGCACCAGGCAGTAGAACGCATAGCTGGCGTAGGACCGCAGCGCGGCCGGCGCACCGTCGGTGGCGACCAGCACGATGTCGCGGGTAAAGTGCCAGATCGCATTGCCGACACCGGCCGCCATGAAAGTGGCGAAGAACATGCGCAGGCGCGGATGGGCGCGGAATACCTTGAAGAAGGTGGGGAAAAAGAAGAAGTCGACCAGCAGCTCCTTGAAGTAGTAATGAAAGCGGTTGAAATAATCCATCAGCGTGCGCGATTCCAGCGGCCGCCAGCAGCCCCGCGGCAGCCGGTAGCCGGCCAGCCGCGCGATGCCGATGAACAGGTGGGCCCAGATGGCGATCTGCAGCGAGAACCTGGCGGTCGACAGTACCAGCGCGGCCCAGCCGGCCAGCACGGGAAACGGCTGGCCGGCAAGGTGGGCGTCGACTGCTTCGGCCACGCGGGGAATGCCCAGCTGCCCTTCGAAGATCCACGCCAGCGCCGCGCGCAGGAACACCAGCAGGTTGGCCCACAGCAGCAGCTTGACCGCCTTCAGCCGGGTGATCGCCAGGTCGCGCGGCGTCTGGGCCAGGTGCTTGCGCAGGAAGGCGGCGCCCTTGCCGAAGGGCAGGTAGGAGGGACTCCAGAACGGGCGCAGGAACGCCATCTGCTGCCAGGTGTCCTGGGCGCGCGTGCGCTGGTCCACGATGGCATACGGCAGGAACCACAGGTAGGGCGTCAGCACCACGATCGCGGACCACAGCAGTACCCGCGGCGTGCCGCGCACGGCATCGAGGCTGGCCAGGCCGCACAGCAGCGCCTCCAGCGCCAGCAGCGTCGCCAGCGGACGCCGCGCCAGCAGCGAGCGCGGGGCACGGGCCACATGGCGCAGGATGCCGTTCGCGCCAAGGAAGAGCAGCGCCAGGAAACCCATGGCCAGCGCCAGCGGCGACAATCCGGTCCCGCCTTCCGTTTCCAGCACGGCCACGATGCTGTCCAGCGTATCGTTCTCGCCCAGCGCCGTGCCCAGGAAGGCCGTGGTCCAGGTGGCGCCGAACAGGATCGGCGTGCGCCAGCCGGGCCGCGCGGTAGCGGCCATCGCCGCGCCGACAGCCAGGGCGGCGGGCCAGGCGCCGAGATGCGGCGCGACCGCCAGCAGGGCCACCACCAGGATCAGCAGCTGCCCGGCAGGGGCCTGGGCGCGCGCGACCAGCGGCTCGCGCGCATCGATGGCCAGGAAACTGCGCAAGCGGGATGGGGCGGCTGCCCCGCCGCCGGCGACCGCAGGGGCGTTCCCGGTGGGTGTGGCCGGCGTAGTCATGGGCCCGCGCTGTCCAGCAATTGGCGCAGCGCGCGCCGGTCCACCTTGCCGCTGGAACCGAGCGGCATGTGTGCCAGCGCGATGACCCGGCCGGGCAGCATGTACGCCGGCAGGCGCGTACGCAGCGCATCGATGATCGCCCCGGCATCGACGTCCGCCGCGCCGACAAACCCGACGATGCCGCGCGCCATCCCATCGGCCAGCGGCCAGGCCACCGCCGCCACGACATCGGCACCGGCAACGGTGCGCAGGTGGGCTTCGATCTCTTCCAGTTCGACACGGTAGCCCAGCACCTTGACCTGGTTGTCGATGCGGCCCAGGCAGTGGAAGCGGCCCATGCCGTCGCGCAGCGCCAGGTCGCCGGTGCGGTACCAGCGCTGGCCGTCCAGCAAGGGGAAGCGGGCGGCGGTCAGCTCCTGCGCGCCGAGATAGCCGTCGGCCAGCTGCCGGCCGGCGATCAGCAGCTCACCGGGAACGTCGTCCGGCAGCGGCTGGCCTTCTTCGTCGACGACGGCGGCCGCGTTGCCGGGCAGCGGCATGCCGATGGCGATCACGTCGCGCCCCGGGGTCACCGGCAACGGCGCGCCGAGCCGTTGTGCCAGGCAGAACACCGTTGCCTCGGTGGGACCGTACAGGTTGACGATGGCGCTGTGCGGCGCGGCTTCGCGCCAGGCGGTCACTGTAGCGGCGGGCAGTTGTTCGCCGCCGAACACCGTGATGCGCAGCGTGGCCAGGCTGCCCGGTGCCAGCGCCTTCACCTGGCGCAGCATGCCGGCCAGCGAGGGCACGGAATTCCACACGGTCAGCTTGCCGTCGCGGATGAACTTCACGGCGTTCATCACCGTGCTGGCCGGCAGGATATGCAGCGCGGCACCGGCTTCCCACGTCGAGAACATGTTGTGCACCGAGAAATCGAAACTCGGCTCGCAGGTTTCCAGCGCGCGGTCGCCGGCCAGCAGGCCCAGTTCCGCCGTGATCATGGCGAGGTAATGGCGCGCGGCGCCGGCGCTGATCATGACGCCTTTCGGCACCCCGGTCGTTCCCGAGGTGTAGATGATATAGGCCGTGTCGGCCGCTGATATCGGCGCCGGTTCCCCCGCAAACTCCGGCGGCAGGGCGCCCAGTGCCACCACCTCGACGCCCTCCGCGCGGACGGCAAGCGGGGCCTGGCCGGCGTGGACCACCAGCGCCGGGCTGGCCGCCAGCACGCGCTCGCCGAGCAGTTTCGCGCCATCGTCATCGGTGACGAGGGCGGCGAGCGCGCTGTCGCGCAGCAGCGCCGCGATCCGCTCTGCCGGCTGTTTCAGGCCGATCGGCACATAGGTGGCGCCCGCCCAGCACGCGCCGAGGATGGCGACGCAGGCATCGACGCCGCGCGACGCGAGAATCCCCACCCGGGGCAGGCGCCCTTCGCACCGCCGCCACGTGCGGCTGCCGGCGAGGCTGGCCGCCAGGCGCGCCGCACACGCCGCCAGTTCACCGTAGCTCAGCGCACGACTGCCCGATACCACGGCCGGGCTGCCGGGACTGGCGACGGCATGGCGGTACACGGCGGACGCCAGGTTGAAGCGGGTGTGCGATGGCTCGTTCATCGGGGTCTCGCCTGCGTGGGGCCGGTCAACGGTGGGGCGGCTGCATTCGTCAGCCCGCAATGGCAGGTGGTACGCGCCCTTGCGCATCGAACCGTCGCCAGGATCGGCATGCAGCGAGGCGGCTCGGGTGTAACGGTGTGGTTTTCGAGGCCAGGTCAGGTGTGCCGGGCCGGCACGAAACCGGTCCAGGCAGCGCCCGACCTGTACCACTATCGCATTATCGGCGTGCGCAGGCTAGAAGGCGTGTGCAACTTTATGCAGCCGCGCTGCGGGGCCGGATGGGGCCCGCGGCATCAAAGCCGGTCCGGCAGCGTGCTGTCCGGGGTCAGCTTCGGTTCGTCCAGCAGCTTTGCCTTGTAGGTCATCAGCTCGCTGCTGTCGATATCGAAGCGTTTCAGCCATTGTTCGGCCGCCCGGCCGACCAGGCGAGATTTTCGTATATTCGTTCATCTGGTCCCGGTGCCCATCTTCGACCAGTTCCAGCGCCAGCTCTTCGGCGGCATGGTGCTCGATCCACGGGGTGCAGCCGTCGGCATCCGTGGTCGCGGTGACGTGCCGGCCATCGGCGGTGCGCACGCAGGTGAGGGGCCGCGCCGACGATGCGAGATCCGGAGGAAAAGCGCGACGGTTGCCGGGAGAGGGGGGCAGTGGTCCGGCAGGCAGGAGAGGGGCGCCGGACCGCTGCGAACAGCGCCTACTTCAACTGCGCCAGCAGGAACGCATACGTCAGCGCCCACATCTTCGCCTGCTGGTCGTTGTTGGCGGCGCCGGCATGGCCGCCCTCGGTGTTCTCCCAGTACAGCACGTCGTGCCCTTGTTCGCGCATCTTGGCGACCATCTTGCGGGCATGGCCGGGATGGACGCGATCGTCGCGGGTGGAAGTGGTGAACAGTACGCGCGGGTAGTGCTTGTCGGGGAACACGTTGTGGTACGGCGAGTAATCGGCGATGAACTTCCACTGTTCGGGATCGTCGGGGTCGCCGTATTCGCCCATCCACGAGGCGCCCGCCAGCAGCTTGCTGTAGCGGCGCATGTCGAGCAGCGGCACCTGGCAGACCACGGCGTTGAACAGGTCCGGCCGCTGCGTCAGCGCGGCGCCCACCAGCAGGCCGCCATTGCTGCCGCCCATGATGCCCAGGTGGCGCGGGCTGGTGATGTTGCGCTTGATGAGGTCCTGGGCGACGGCGATGAAATCGTCGAAGGCGCGCTGCCGGTGTTCCTTCAGCGCCGCCTGGTGCCAGCGGGGGCCGAACTCGCCGCCGCCGCGGATGTTGGCCAGCACGTACACGCCGCCATGCTGGAGCCACGCTTCGCCGGTGACGCCGCTGTAGAACGGCTTCAGCGACACTTCGAAGCCGCCGTAGCCGTACAGTACCGTGGGATTGCTGCCATCCGCCTTCACATCCTTGCGCTGCACCACGAAGTAGGGCACCAGCGTGCCATCCTTCGACGGCGCCTGGAATTGACGCACTTCGTAAGGCGAAGCGTCGAAGAAGCCGGGCAGCGATTTCAGCGGGGTGCGTTCGTCGCTGCCGGCGTGGGCCAGGTACATGGTGGTCGGCGTCAGGAAATCGGTGACGGTCAGGAAATAATCGTCGGAGGCGATCGCGTCCAGCGGCGCCACTTCCAGCGTTCCGTAGGCGGGCGCATCGACATCGCGCCGCTGCCACTGGCCATCCACGTGGCGCAGCTCGACGAGGCGGTTCTTCACGTTGTCGAGCACGTTGAGCAGCAGGGCCGAACGGGTCGACGCCACGCCGTCGAGCGACGTGCTCGGCGTTGGCGTGAACAGCACGTCGAACTGGCGCTCGCCCGCCATGAAGCGCCGGAAGTCGGTCGCCAGCAGCGCGCCCTGCGGATACTCCTGGCCGGCCACGTTCCATGCCGAGCGCAGTTCGATGACCAGCTGGTCGCGCACCGTGTAGGCACTGGCATCGTCCGGCTTGGCGACCTTGGTCAGCCGGTCGCCCTCGCGCAGGAACAGTTCGCTGCTGTAGAAGCCGATCTGCCGCATCACGAACTGGAACTCGTGGCCGGGCGTGAAGTCGCGCCAGGCGCCCACGCCCAGGTCGTCCGGCAGCGCTTCGTACACGGTGCGCGCGGCGGACAAGGGCGTGCCGCGCCGCCATTCCTTGACGATGCGGGCGTAGCCGGACGTCGTCATCGAGCCCGGCCCGAAATCGGTAGCCACGAACAGCGTATCGGCGTCGATCCACGCGATATCGGTCTTCGCTTCCGGCAGGTGGAAGCCATCGGCCACGAAGCTGCGCGATGGCATGTCCCACTCGCGCACCACGACGGCGTCGCCGCCGCCGCGCGACAGCGACAGCAGGAAGCGTTCGCCGCGCGGATACAGCGACGACACGCCGCTCCATACCCAGTTCTCGTTTTCCTCGGCGGCCAGCCGGTCCAGGTCCAGCACGGTGTCCCATTGCGGGTCCGCCTGGCGGTACCGGTCCAGCGTGGTGCGGCGCCAGATGCCGCGCACATGGTCGGCATCGCGCCAGAAGTTGTACAGATACTCGCCATGCTGGCGCACGAAGGGGATGCGCTCGTGCGAGTTGAAGATGGTTTTCAGCCGGTCGTGCAGGGCCGGGTAGTGGGGGCGCGCTTCCAGTTCGCCCAGCGCCACGTCGTTCTGCTGCCGGACCCAGTCCAGCGGCGCCTCGCCGCCGACCTCTTCCAGCCACTGGTGCGGATCTTCGGGAATCTCGGGGTGGGACGAACTCATGCTTGCTCCTGATATGGCGGGAAGGCGTACTCTACACGAACGCCCAGCGGGCGGCAGGGGTGTGGCAAATGTCGCGCCATGCTGTCACAATCGCAACTCCTCATTGTTGCCTTACGGAGTTCCCATGCGCATCGCCACCTTCAACATCAACGGCATCGGCGCCCGCCTGCCGGCCCTGCTGCAATGGCTGGAAGAAGCGCAGCCGGACGTGGCCTGCCTGCAGGAGTTGAAGGCGCCGCAGGAAAAATTTCCCGCCGCGGCCATCGAGGCGGCCGGCTACGGCGTGATCTGGCACGGGCAGAAAAGCTGGAACGGCGTGGCGATCCTGGCGCGCGGCACCCAGCCCGTGGAGGTGGGGCGCGGCCTGGCGGGCGATCCGACGGACGAGCAGAGCCGCTACATCGAGGCGGTGGTCAACGATGTCGTCATCGCCGGCCTGTACCTGCCGAACGGCAACCCGGCACCGGGGCCGAAGTTCGACTACAAGCTGAGCTGGATGGAGCGGCTGATCCTGCGCGGCGAACAGTTGCTGGCGACCGGCGCGCCGGTGGTGATGGCCGGCGACTTCAACGTCATTCCCACGGACCTGGACGTGTACAAGCCGGAGCGCTGGCTCGACGATGCGCTGTTCCGCCCCGAAACGCGCGAAGCGTTCGAGCGCCTGCTGGCGCAGGGCTGGACCGACTCGCTGCGCACCCTGTACCCGGGCGAGAAAATCTACACGTTCTGGGATTACTTCCGCAACGCGTTCGGACGCGATGCCGGCATCCGCATCGACCACCTGCTGCTGAGCCCATCGCTGGCGCCGGCCCTGAAGGCGGCCGGGGTCGACCGCGACGTGCGCGGGCGGGAAAAGCCCAGCGACCATGCGCCCACGTGGATCGAGCTGGATCCGAAGAAGATTCCGAAGGCAACGGTGAAGGCCGGGCAGGTGCCCTGAGGGCGATGGAGCTGCCGGCTGCATTCCAGGCTGGATCCCAGACTGGCGTTCAGGCTGGATCATGGGCTGGATTCCGGACCGGGATTCCCCCATGCTCCGGCAACCGGCGGCTCAGGCCAGCGCCTCCTTGGCCGCCTCCTCGGGCGTCAGCCCGTCATAGAACTGGTCGGTGAACCACTCCACCTGTTCCTCGATATGATCCTGCGCCTGCTCGACGGTGGCGCCACCGGCCACCAGGAAACCCTCTACTTCGATGCACCACTGGATGAACGCCAGCGTTTCTTCATCCAGTTCTTCTTTCTTGGCCATACCATTACCTCTTCCATTGCGTGATCGGTGACATGGCGCGATCGGCACCATGCCCGATTTTACCGTAGCAGCCGGAACTCGCCGGACTTCAGAAAAAACGCGACTGCCGAGCCGGTTCAGGATCCTGCCAGGATGGGTCCCGGAGATGCTGCGAGGGAAGTGCCCGCTCGAGCTGGCCGCCCGCCGCGGCCGCCGATTTTGGCGTTGCCCCATATTTGCCTGGCGTGGCGGCATATTCGCCAGCCGTAAATCCGCGGGTTTCAGGATGTCGATTTTCGCAGGCGGAAAATTATCCGCTGTCGGGAAAAGCCGGCATTATCGTTCCGCATCGGTTTTCAGGCGACCCGATGGCGGCAATATGGGTGAAAATGCCGCTGTATTGGCTCGACCGCGCCGATCGGGTGTTATTCTGCTCATCGATATTATTTCCGTGAATAAATGGGCACGGGTGTTAATATGAATTAACCGTTCAATGCGAATGACGCTGCGTCGGGAAATACCAAGGTTTCAAACATGACACAGCAAAATCGGTTGAGCACGTTTATTTACGAGCACATCGAGCCGATCCTGCAGGCCTGGGAAGATTTCGCGCGAACGATCGAACCGCCCGCGCTGACGATGGACGACGCCGAGCTGCGCGACCATGCCCGGCAGATGCTGCATGCGTTCGCGGCCGACATGGCCACCGCGCAGACCGAGCACGAGCGCGCCGCCAAGTCGAAAGGCCTCGGCACCCGGTCCCACGCGGATACCGCTGCCGAGACCCATGCGGAAGCGCGACTGCTGTCCGGCTATACCGTCGTCCAGCTCGTGTCGGAATACCGGGCGCTGCGCGCCAGCGTGCTGATGCTCTGGGCCGCCGAGACCAGCGCGGCCCACCCGACGCAGATGACCGATATCATGCGCTTCAACGAAGCCGTCGACCAGGCGGTCGCGGAATCGGTCGCGCGGTACGAATACATGGTCAAGCAGTCTCAAAACATGTTCCTGGCGATTCTCGGCCATGATTTGCGCAATCCGCTGGGCACGGTCGTTACCGGAACGAGTTTCCTGATGCAGGCGACCGATATCCCGGCGAAATATGTGCTGGTCGCCACCAGGATGTTCAACAGCGCGAAAAGGATGAGCAAGCTGATCAACGATCTCATCGATTTCACGCGCACCCACCTCGGTCCGGGAATTCCGATCCGCGTCAAGCAGGGCAGCCTGGTGGCCATTTGCGAGGAAGTCGTCAATGAATTGCGCACGTTTCACCCCGAGCGGCTTGTCGAACTTCACGCTCCATCGAAACTCGACGCGATTTTCGATGAAGGCCGTATTGCCCAGGTATTGTCGAACCTG belongs to Pseudoduganella albidiflava and includes:
- a CDS encoding amino acid adenylation domain-containing protein produces the protein MNEPSHTRFNLASAVYRHAVASPGSPAVVSGSRALSYGELAACAARLAASLAGSRTWRRCEGRLPRVGILASRGVDACVAILGACWAGATYVPIGLKQPAERIAALLRDSALAALVTDDDGAKLLGERVLAASPALVVHAGQAPLAVRAEGVEVVALGALPPEFAGEPAPISAADTAYIIYTSGTTGVPKGVMISAGAARHYLAMITAELGLLAGDRALETCEPSFDFSVHNMFSTWEAGAALHILPASTVMNAVKFIRDGKLTVWNSVPSLAGMLRQVKALAPGSLATLRITVFGGEQLPAATVTAWREAAPHSAIVNLYGPTEATVFCLAQRLGAPLPVTPGRDVIAIGMPLPGNAAAVVDEEGQPLPDDVPGELLIAGRQLADGYLGAQELTAARFPLLDGQRWYRTGDLALRDGMGRFHCLGRIDNQVKVLGYRVELEEIEAHLRTVAGADVVAAVAWPLADGMARGIVGFVGAADVDAGAIIDALRTRLPAYMLPGRVIALAHMPLGSSGKVDRRALRQLLDSAGP
- a CDS encoding prolyl oligopeptidase family serine peptidase, with translation MSSSHPEIPEDPHQWLEEVGGEAPLDWVRQQNDVALGELEARPHYPALHDRLKTIFNSHERIPFVRQHGEYLYNFWRDADHVRGIWRRTTLDRYRQADPQWDTVLDLDRLAAEENENWVWSGVSSLYPRGERFLLSLSRGGGDAVVVREWDMPSRSFVADGFHLPEAKTDIAWIDADTLFVATDFGPGSMTTSGYARIVKEWRRGTPLSAARTVYEALPDDLGVGAWRDFTPGHEFQFVMRQIGFYSSELFLREGDRLTKVAKPDDASAYTVRDQLVIELRSAWNVAGQEYPQGALLATDFRRFMAGERQFDVLFTPTPSTSLDGVASTRSALLLNVLDNVKNRLVELRHVDGQWQRRDVDAPAYGTLEVAPLDAIASDDYFLTVTDFLTPTTMYLAHAGSDERTPLKSLPGFFDASPYEVRQFQAPSKDGTLVPYFVVQRKDVKADGSNPTVLYGYGGFEVSLKPFYSGVTGEAWLQHGGVYVLANIRGGGEFGPRWHQAALKEHRQRAFDDFIAVAQDLIKRNITSPRHLGIMGGSNGGLLVGAALTQRPDLFNAVVCQVPLLDMRRYSKLLAGASWMGEYGDPDDPEQWKFIADYSPYHNVFPDKHYPRVLFTTSTRDDRVHPGHARKMVAKMREQGHDVLYWENTEGGHAGAANNDQQAKMWALTYAFLLAQLK
- the xth gene encoding exodeoxyribonuclease III; translation: MRIATFNINGIGARLPALLQWLEEAQPDVACLQELKAPQEKFPAAAIEAAGYGVIWHGQKSWNGVAILARGTQPVEVGRGLAGDPTDEQSRYIEAVVNDVVIAGLYLPNGNPAPGPKFDYKLSWMERLILRGEQLLATGAPVVMAGDFNVIPTDLDVYKPERWLDDALFRPETREAFERLLAQGWTDSLRTLYPGEKIYTFWDYFRNAFGRDAGIRIDHLLLSPSLAPALKAAGVDRDVRGREKPSDHAPTWIELDPKKIPKATVKAGQVP
- a CDS encoding sensor histidine kinase, which translates into the protein MSTFIYEHIEPILQAWEDFARTIEPPALTMDDAELRDHARQMLHAFAADMATAQTEHERAAKSKGLGTRSHADTAAETHAEARLLSGYTVVQLVSEYRALRASVLMLWAAETSAAHPTQMTDIMRFNEAVDQAVAESVARYEYMVKQSQNMFLAILGHDLRNPLGTVVTGTSFLMQATDIPAKYVLVATRMFNSAKRMSKLINDLIDFTRTHLGPGIPIRVKQGSLVAICEEVVNELRTFHPERLVELHAPSKLDAIFDEGRIAQVLSNLIGNAIQYGDPEIPVSVRVEANADDVQIFVNNQGKTIPAETLPTIFDPMVRIAANADWKEGAYMERTSLGIGLYISREIVHAHGGTITLTSDPSSGTTFIVTIPRLPAGFGGAGAGAGGKSNSTPQAA